The DNA region GCTGAGCGCCGCCGATCTGCGCGACCATTTGCGCCAGGCTTTCGCGCAGTTCGCTGCCGGCCGCCCGCGGCCCGTCCATATCGAGGTGCCCATCGACGTGCTCGCCGCGCCGGCCGGGCTGGCACCGGAGGCCTTCGGGGAGCCGCCGGCCCCGCCCGGGCCGGGCGATCTGATCGAGGCTGCAGCCACGCAGCTGCGGCAGGCGAAACGGCCGATGCTGATCATCGGAGGCGGCGCGGCTCGCGCGGGAGCTGCGGTGGCACGCATCGCCGAGGCGAGCGGAGCGCTGGTGGTGACCACTATCGCCGCCAAGGGGGTGTTGCCGGACAAGCATCCGGCGCATCTCGGCGCGACACTGCAATGGCGCGAGGTGCGCCATCTCGTCGCCACGGCCGATCTGGTGCTCGCGGCGGGCACCGAGCTCGCCGAGACCGACAGCTATGTCGACACCGTGCCGCTTTCGGGAACCCTGATCCGCATCGATATCGATCCTGGAAAGCTCGCGGACCGTTATCGCGCCTCGTTGCCGATCCTCGGCGATGCACGGCTCGCGCTCGAGGCCATCGCCGAGCAGCTTGCCCCGGGCACAAGCGCTGCCCAATGGGGCCACAATGCTTCGGCGATCCGCGAACACGCGATGGCCGGGCTCGACCGCAAGACCAGGACGCATGCTCGCCTGCTGCAGGCGTTGCGGCGGGCCCTGCCGGCGGACGGTGCCGTCTTCAGCGACATGACGCAGATCGCCTATGCGGGCAACGCCCTGTTTCCGGTCGACCGCACGCGCTCCTGGTTCCATCCTTGCGGCTATGGCACGCTCGGCTACGCGCTCCCCGCCGCGATCGGCGGCAAGATCGCGGCGCCCGATCGGCCGGTCGTGGCGCTCGCCGGCGATTTCGGTTTCCAGTTCACCCTGCCGGAGCTTGCGACGGCGGTCGACGAGCGGCTGAGCCTGCCCATCATCGTCTGGAACAATGACCGGCTCGGCCAGATCGCCGACGACATGATGGCGGGCGGTATCGCCGAAGTCGGCGTGCGGGCGCGCAATCCCGATTTCGTGGCCCTCGCCAAGGCCTACGGGGCGCATGGCCTGCGCGCCTCGAGCCTCGCGGCTGTGGAGGAGGCGCTCCGCGAGGCGCTGCGCCGAGAGGGACCGACCCTCGTCGAAATACATGAGCGGGACTTCGGCGAGCTTTGATGCCGGTGTGGAGGCTACGGGCCGGGACCGCCCCGCCGGTCTATTCCGCCGCTAGCTTGAGCCCGCCGCCACCGCCGCTCATCGCGTCTCGCACCATGTCCTGGAAGCCC from Rhizobiales bacterium GAS188 includes:
- a CDS encoding acetolactate synthase, large subunit, with the translated sequence MTMKVGEYLVGMLAENGVDTVFGIPGVHTLDLYRGLAGNRVRHVLTRHEQGAGFAADGYARISGRPGVCFLISGPGVGNAMTAMGQAYSDSVPMLVISSLCATDTLRKGRGVLHEVTDQRAMTAPVTAFSATALSAADLRDHLRQAFAQFAAGRPRPVHIEVPIDVLAAPAGLAPEAFGEPPAPPGPGDLIEAAATQLRQAKRPMLIIGGGAARAGAAVARIAEASGALVVTTIAAKGVLPDKHPAHLGATLQWREVRHLVATADLVLAAGTELAETDSYVDTVPLSGTLIRIDIDPGKLADRYRASLPILGDARLALEAIAEQLAPGTSAAQWGHNASAIREHAMAGLDRKTRTHARLLQALRRALPADGAVFSDMTQIAYAGNALFPVDRTRSWFHPCGYGTLGYALPAAIGGKIAAPDRPVVALAGDFGFQFTLPELATAVDERLSLPIIVWNNDRLGQIADDMMAGGIAEVGVRARNPDFVALAKAYGAHGLRASSLAAVEEALREALRREGPTLVEIHERDFGEL